A section of the Myxococcus xanthus genome encodes:
- a CDS encoding TlpA family protein disulfide reductase, with protein sequence MKGWRYTLGFVVLCAGLLFVLFKGFGRNPHEVPFMMKGKPAPDFGLRALDSGEKVSLADLKGRPVVINFWASWCGPCRVEHPVLEWGARQYGSQAVFLGVVFQDTDDNARGFLQQYGASFPQLVDPRSRMALDYGVAGVPETYFIDPNGIIRGKHVGPIDPQTLALRIQELSTPSAPTEAARK encoded by the coding sequence ATGAAGGGCTGGCGCTACACGCTGGGCTTCGTGGTCCTCTGCGCGGGCCTGCTCTTCGTGTTGTTCAAGGGCTTCGGGCGCAACCCGCACGAAGTCCCCTTCATGATGAAGGGCAAGCCGGCCCCGGACTTCGGGCTGCGCGCGCTGGACAGCGGAGAGAAGGTGAGCCTGGCGGACCTGAAGGGCCGGCCGGTGGTCATCAACTTCTGGGCGTCCTGGTGCGGCCCCTGCCGCGTCGAACACCCCGTGCTGGAGTGGGGTGCGCGGCAGTACGGCTCGCAGGCGGTGTTCCTGGGTGTGGTGTTCCAGGACACCGACGACAACGCGCGCGGCTTCCTCCAGCAGTACGGTGCCAGCTTCCCGCAGTTGGTGGATCCGCGCTCGCGGATGGCGCTGGACTACGGCGTGGCGGGCGTACCGGAGACATACTTCATCGACCCCAACGGCATCATCCGGGGCAAGCATGTGGGCCCTATCGACCCGCAGACGCTGGCCCTGCGCATCCAGGAGCTGTCCACGCCCTCCGCCCCCACCGAGGCCGCGCGGAAGTAG
- a CDS encoding heme lyase CcmF/NrfE family subunit, which translates to MNGTVGYGLVLGGLAFATFGALVGLVSGLRRSDAGFPWVLRAVWGFAACMVGSNLVMVHALVTHDFSVRYVAQVGSRATPLVYTIVSLWSALEGSILFWGLIMGGYIAVFAYIHRREHARYMQLALGTMLAVGVFFAFLIAGPANPWGAVSPVPADGPGPNPLLQNHILMVIHPPMLYLGYVGMTVPFGVAVAGLLRGEIGEAWMAPLRRWTLVAWLFLSIGIILGAWWAYAVLGWGGYWAWDPVENASFLPWLTATAFMHSTMVQERKRMLKLWTLSLALASFVLTILGTFMTRSGIFNSVHSFTQSDIGPTFLVFLGFLLVLCVGLLAVRGPLLVPEGQLASPLSREASILVNNLVFVAITFTVLLGTLYPLISEAVRGVRVSVGEPYFNKMAVPGGIAVLFLMGVGPVLPWGKPDPATLRRQFIIPSVVGLVVTAACFAVGLRGVYPLMTFGLAGFVTVVTVRELVAPVRVRMSERKEGFVAALTTSALKAQRRFGGYVVHLGIVLIIVAVAASSAYVKHTSGTLKKGQVIELGGYQMKYLGLVSGEEPHRTYVAARIEVTSPGGKVSELKPRLNYYERSTDPIGTPGVRETPAEDLYVSLMAFSEQAGTASINIWVFPLVGWIWWSIPLLVLGTLIALWPRRKTAVAMAGAPAVGTSPLTGGDAERGAA; encoded by the coding sequence GTGAACGGAACCGTTGGCTACGGCCTCGTGCTCGGAGGGCTCGCGTTCGCGACCTTCGGCGCACTCGTAGGCCTGGTGAGCGGCCTGCGTCGAAGTGACGCAGGCTTCCCGTGGGTGCTGCGCGCGGTGTGGGGCTTCGCCGCCTGCATGGTGGGCTCCAACCTGGTGATGGTCCACGCGCTCGTCACGCACGACTTCAGCGTGCGCTACGTGGCGCAGGTGGGCAGCCGGGCCACGCCGCTGGTCTACACCATCGTCTCGCTGTGGAGCGCCCTGGAGGGGTCCATCCTCTTTTGGGGTCTCATCATGGGCGGCTACATCGCCGTCTTCGCCTACATCCACCGGCGCGAGCACGCGCGGTACATGCAACTGGCGCTGGGCACCATGCTGGCGGTGGGCGTCTTCTTCGCCTTCCTCATCGCGGGCCCGGCCAATCCCTGGGGCGCGGTGTCCCCCGTGCCAGCGGACGGCCCCGGCCCCAACCCGCTGCTGCAGAACCACATCCTGATGGTCATCCACCCGCCCATGCTCTACCTGGGCTACGTCGGCATGACGGTGCCCTTCGGCGTCGCGGTGGCGGGCCTGCTGCGCGGCGAGATTGGCGAAGCGTGGATGGCGCCCCTGCGGCGCTGGACGCTGGTGGCGTGGCTCTTCCTGTCCATTGGCATCATCCTGGGCGCCTGGTGGGCCTATGCCGTGCTGGGCTGGGGCGGCTACTGGGCGTGGGATCCGGTGGAGAACGCGTCCTTCCTACCCTGGCTGACGGCGACGGCGTTCATGCACTCCACCATGGTGCAGGAGCGCAAGCGGATGCTGAAGCTGTGGACGCTCAGCCTCGCGCTCGCATCCTTCGTGCTCACCATCCTGGGCACGTTCATGACGCGCTCGGGCATCTTCAACTCGGTGCACTCGTTCACCCAGTCCGACATCGGGCCCACCTTCCTGGTGTTCCTGGGCTTCCTGCTGGTGCTGTGCGTGGGCCTGCTGGCGGTGCGCGGTCCGCTGCTGGTGCCGGAAGGCCAGTTGGCCTCACCGCTGTCTCGCGAGGCGAGCATCCTGGTGAACAACCTGGTGTTCGTCGCCATCACCTTCACGGTGCTGCTGGGCACGCTGTACCCGCTCATCTCCGAGGCGGTCCGCGGCGTGCGCGTGAGCGTGGGCGAGCCGTACTTCAACAAGATGGCGGTGCCGGGCGGCATCGCGGTGCTCTTCCTGATGGGCGTGGGCCCGGTGCTTCCCTGGGGCAAGCCGGATCCGGCCACGCTGCGCCGGCAGTTCATCATCCCCTCCGTGGTGGGGCTGGTGGTGACGGCGGCGTGCTTCGCGGTGGGCCTGCGCGGCGTGTACCCGCTGATGACCTTCGGGCTGGCGGGCTTCGTCACCGTCGTCACTGTGCGGGAGTTGGTGGCGCCGGTGCGGGTGCGCATGTCCGAGCGCAAGGAAGGCTTCGTCGCCGCGCTGACCACCAGCGCGCTCAAGGCCCAGCGCCGCTTCGGCGGCTACGTGGTGCACCTGGGCATCGTGCTCATCATCGTCGCGGTGGCCGCGTCCTCCGCGTACGTGAAGCACACCTCCGGCACACTGAAGAAGGGGCAGGTCATCGAGCTGGGCGGCTACCAGATGAAGTACCTGGGCCTGGTCAGCGGCGAGGAGCCCCACCGCACCTACGTGGCGGCGCGCATTGAAGTGACGTCCCCGGGCGGCAAGGTCTCCGAACTGAAGCCGCGGCTCAACTACTACGAGCGCAGCACGGACCCCATTGGCACCCCCGGTGTCCGGGAGACGCCGGCCGAGGACCTCTACGTGTCGCTGATGGCCTTCTCCGAGCAGGCCGGCACGGCGAGCATCAACATCTGGGTCTTCCCGCTCGTCGGGTGGATCTGGTGGAGCATCCCCCTGCTGGTGCTGGGCACCCTCATCGCGCTGTGGCCGCGCCGGAAGACCGCCGTGGCCATGGCGGGCGCGCCGGCGGTGGGCACGTCCCCGCTCACGGGTGGTGACGCCGAGCGAGGGGCCGCCTGA
- a CDS encoding cytochrome c maturation protein CcmE: MSPVARNRLIALGALLVAGAGLGFVAFGNIGENLVYYWSPSEMLGQGDKAYSATIRLGGVVEAGSIQWNAEHTTLQFRVADDVKEGAPSVLVRATETPPQMFRDKIGVVVEGTYDKSGVFSSNRLMVNHSNEYRAPKEGEDPRQWQETLSDATAMGAK; the protein is encoded by the coding sequence ATGTCCCCCGTCGCTCGCAACCGTCTGATTGCCCTGGGGGCCCTGCTCGTCGCGGGGGCTGGCCTGGGATTCGTGGCCTTCGGCAACATCGGTGAGAACCTCGTCTACTACTGGAGCCCGTCGGAGATGCTGGGCCAGGGTGACAAGGCGTACTCGGCCACCATCCGCCTGGGGGGCGTGGTGGAGGCAGGCAGCATCCAGTGGAACGCGGAGCACACCACCCTGCAATTCCGCGTGGCGGATGACGTCAAGGAAGGCGCGCCCAGCGTGCTGGTGCGCGCCACGGAGACGCCTCCGCAGATGTTCCGCGACAAGATTGGCGTCGTCGTGGAAGGCACCTACGACAAGTCCGGCGTCTTCAGCTCCAACCGGCTGATGGTGAACCACTCCAACGAGTACCGCGCCCCCAAGGAGGGTGAGGATCCTCGTCAGTGGCAGGAGACGCTCTCCGACGCCACCGCCATGGGTGCGAAGTGA
- a CDS encoding heme exporter protein CcmD, with protein sequence MMTLSTQMLWILAAAPGQVGSGRIVGGWGYVWACYGITVAMLVLYAVSLWVRRPKAPTDAKE encoded by the coding sequence ATGATGACGCTTTCCACGCAGATGCTGTGGATCCTCGCGGCGGCGCCCGGACAGGTGGGCAGCGGCCGCATCGTTGGCGGCTGGGGCTATGTCTGGGCCTGCTACGGCATTACAGTCGCCATGCTCGTTCTCTACGCTGTGTCCCTGTGGGTTCGTCGGCCCAAAGCCCCCACCGACGCCAAGGAGTGA
- the ccsA gene encoding cytochrome c biogenesis protein CcsA, with product MGKFIKWGLPALALVVLAAGWWLGLEWAPPDREMGDVQRIMYVHVPLQWVAMVAMAINFVVAISYLMKASWKLDAAAEASAEIGLVLGTAGMITGAIWGRPTWGVYWSWDPRLTSQAIMLVTYTGYLVLRRFVEDPEKRATWSSVVAIIGAINLPIVWFSVRWWRSLHQVQSTPKTVDPEMTLALRVSAFGMLFLTLWFLVLRYRQALAEREAEVALPDALPSDLAAAGGANSTRVA from the coding sequence ATGGGAAAGTTCATCAAGTGGGGCCTGCCGGCGCTGGCGCTGGTCGTTCTCGCCGCGGGGTGGTGGCTGGGACTGGAGTGGGCACCGCCGGACCGCGAGATGGGTGACGTGCAGCGCATCATGTACGTCCACGTCCCGCTCCAGTGGGTGGCCATGGTGGCCATGGCCATCAACTTCGTGGTGGCCATCAGCTACCTCATGAAGGCGAGCTGGAAGCTGGATGCCGCCGCCGAGGCGTCCGCGGAGATTGGCCTGGTGCTGGGCACCGCGGGGATGATCACCGGCGCCATCTGGGGCCGGCCGACCTGGGGCGTCTACTGGTCGTGGGATCCGCGCCTGACCTCGCAGGCCATCATGCTGGTGACGTACACCGGCTACCTCGTGCTGCGGCGCTTCGTGGAGGACCCGGAGAAGCGCGCCACGTGGAGTTCGGTGGTGGCCATCATCGGCGCCATCAACCTGCCCATCGTCTGGTTCTCCGTGCGCTGGTGGCGCAGCCTGCACCAGGTGCAGTCCACGCCGAAGACGGTGGACCCGGAGATGACGCTGGCCCTGCGCGTGTCGGCCTTCGGCATGCTGTTCCTCACCCTCTGGTTCCTGGTGCTGCGCTACCGCCAGGCCCTGGCCGAGCGCGAGGCGGAGGTGGCCCTCCCGGATGCGCTGCCGTCGGACCTCGCCGCTGCGGGTGGCGCCAACTCCACGAGGGTGGCCTGA
- a CDS encoding heme exporter protein CcmB produces the protein MSTSRPRPIGLLTATLALLRKDLLIEWRTRARLNAIIFFALATLLMFSFALGPDTKLLEKNAGGYFWLAILFASVLALGESFRVESENACMDGIRLAPADARAIFLSKALGNTLLLTALGVLLVPVMVALYGVRIVTSMVDLGLILLLGSLALSAPGTVYAAISSNARARDVLLPLLLFPLVIPALLSAAKATTLVLQGDPMNQFGSWVGLLGGFNLIYWGIGFLLFPRIIED, from the coding sequence ATGAGCACCTCGCGTCCCCGCCCCATCGGCCTTTTGACGGCGACCCTGGCGTTGCTGCGCAAGGACCTGCTCATCGAGTGGCGCACCCGCGCGCGCCTCAACGCCATCATCTTCTTCGCGCTGGCCACGCTGCTGATGTTCTCCTTCGCGCTGGGCCCCGACACGAAGCTGCTGGAGAAGAACGCCGGCGGCTACTTCTGGTTGGCCATCCTCTTCGCCAGCGTGCTCGCCCTGGGCGAGTCGTTCCGCGTCGAGTCGGAGAACGCGTGCATGGACGGCATCCGGCTGGCCCCCGCCGACGCCCGCGCCATCTTCCTGTCCAAGGCCCTGGGCAACACCCTGCTGCTGACGGCCCTGGGCGTCCTGCTGGTGCCCGTCATGGTGGCCCTGTACGGGGTGCGCATCGTCACCAGCATGGTGGACCTGGGGCTCATCCTCCTGCTCGGCAGCCTGGCCTTGAGCGCCCCAGGAACCGTCTACGCCGCGATTTCGAGCAATGCCCGGGCACGGGATGTGCTTCTGCCTTTGCTATTGTTCCCGCTGGTCATCCCCGCCCTCCTCTCCGCGGCCAAGGCGACCACGCTCGTACTTCAGGGAGACCCCATGAATCAGTTTGGCTCATGGGTCGGGCTTTTGGGCGGATTCAATCTGATTTATTGGGGCATAGGCTTCTTGCTGTTCCCGCGGATCATCGAGGACTGA
- the ccmA gene encoding heme ABC exporter ATP-binding protein CcmA: MPPLSAAPALALHDVSKRYGRRWALARLTYALPAGRSLLLTGHNGSGKTTLLRLLATALSPTAGRVEVLGRDAVVERDAVRRDVALLSHASFLYEDLTAHQNLTVLARLLGLPSPADAASDELTRVGLSRRSDSPVRSFSAGMRKRLAIARLLLKAPSIALLDEPFGELDPAGIRDMEAIIAELKASGVTVILATHLIEQGLTLCEERLHLQEGRAVAA, encoded by the coding sequence ATGCCTCCCCTCTCCGCCGCCCCCGCGCTTGCCCTGCACGACGTCAGCAAGCGGTATGGCCGCCGGTGGGCCCTGGCGCGTCTCACGTACGCGCTCCCCGCCGGACGCTCGCTGCTGCTCACCGGCCACAACGGTTCCGGGAAGACGACCCTGCTGCGCCTGCTGGCCACCGCCCTGAGCCCCACCGCGGGCCGGGTGGAAGTGCTCGGCCGCGACGCGGTGGTGGAGCGCGACGCGGTGCGCCGGGACGTGGCGCTGCTGTCGCACGCCAGCTTCCTCTATGAGGACCTCACCGCGCACCAGAACCTCACGGTGCTGGCCCGGCTTCTGGGACTGCCCTCGCCCGCGGACGCCGCCAGCGACGAGCTGACCCGGGTGGGACTCAGCCGCCGCTCCGACAGCCCGGTCCGCAGCTTCAGCGCCGGCATGCGCAAGCGCCTGGCGATTGCCCGCCTGTTGCTCAAGGCGCCGTCCATCGCGCTGCTCGACGAGCCCTTCGGCGAGCTGGACCCCGCGGGCATCCGCGACATGGAGGCCATCATCGCCGAACTCAAGGCCAGCGGCGTCACCGTCATCCTGGCCACCCACCTCATCGAGCAAGGCCTGACGCTGTGTGAAGAACGCCTTCACCTGCAGGAAGGCCGGGCGGTGGCGGCATGA
- the exoL gene encoding spore coat polysaccharide deacetylase ExoL, whose amino-acid sequence MAAYRRSQSGGRRILIVSYHRVVSDFTGELQRSIPGLLISQETFRRHLEEAHAAGFELASIGDAVDVMNGRRVAKKDLCVVTFDDGYRDVYRYAYPVLKEMGVPAITYLPTAFISTDKRFNHDRLFHLLRRVQERRFRPFYDSLPAPALQLLGPILSGQKTVSASLDDFIGEHPTRVLTEIIDALEQQLGGGADLVPEQGDVMNWDEVRRMARDGFEFGAHTLGHTVLTLEPQEVVEREILESKRAIEREVGITVRDFAYCNGWYSDEVIRVLSANGFRSGVTTEDMPNRIGGDPFTLKRKVLWENFSLGMLGDYSSALTGCQLDDCFGVLGMSSPVPGKRPHFISAPTVGNQLSSAPVRVGPKPATSNEIVVGPESATTIQEAP is encoded by the coding sequence ATGGCCGCGTATCGGCGCTCCCAGTCTGGCGGGAGGCGCATCCTCATCGTGAGCTACCACCGCGTGGTGAGCGACTTCACCGGGGAGCTGCAGCGCTCGATTCCCGGGCTGCTCATCTCCCAGGAGACCTTCCGCCGGCACCTCGAGGAGGCGCACGCGGCGGGCTTCGAGCTGGCCTCCATCGGTGACGCGGTGGACGTCATGAATGGCCGCCGGGTGGCGAAGAAGGACTTGTGCGTCGTCACGTTCGACGACGGCTACCGCGACGTCTACCGGTACGCCTATCCGGTGCTCAAGGAGATGGGCGTTCCGGCCATCACCTATCTGCCCACGGCGTTCATCAGCACCGATAAGCGCTTCAACCACGACCGGCTGTTCCACCTGCTTCGCCGTGTCCAGGAGCGCCGCTTCCGGCCGTTCTACGACTCGCTGCCCGCGCCCGCGCTGCAACTGCTGGGGCCCATCCTCTCCGGGCAGAAGACGGTGTCGGCGTCGCTGGACGACTTCATCGGCGAGCACCCCACGCGCGTGCTGACGGAGATCATCGATGCGCTGGAGCAGCAGCTCGGCGGCGGCGCGGACCTGGTGCCGGAGCAGGGCGACGTCATGAACTGGGACGAGGTGCGCCGCATGGCGCGCGACGGCTTCGAGTTCGGCGCGCACACGCTGGGCCACACGGTGCTGACGCTGGAGCCACAGGAGGTGGTGGAGCGCGAAATCCTGGAGTCCAAGCGCGCCATCGAGCGCGAGGTGGGCATCACCGTGCGCGACTTCGCCTACTGCAACGGCTGGTACTCGGACGAGGTCATCCGCGTGCTGTCGGCCAACGGCTTCCGTTCCGGTGTCACCACGGAGGACATGCCCAACCGCATTGGCGGTGACCCGTTCACCCTCAAGCGCAAGGTGCTGTGGGAGAACTTCAGCCTGGGCATGCTCGGCGACTATTCGTCGGCGCTCACCGGCTGCCAGCTGGATGACTGCTTCGGGGTGCTGGGCATGAGCAGCCCGGTGCCGGGGAAGCGCCCCCATTTCATCAGCGCCCCCACCGTGGGAAACCAGTTGAGCAGCGCCCCGGTGCGGGTGGGCCCCAAGCCCGCGACCAGTAACGAAATCGTGGTGGGCCCAGAGTCCGCCACGACCATCCAGGAGGCTCCGTGA
- the exoM gene encoding spore coat polysaccharide flippase ExoM, which produces MSGGSTSAASGGSFLGRAGPLVLARLFTAGLTLSIPLVLARVLNLDDYGTYYQLFLIATTLYYVLPFGVVQSLYYFLPRADAKRPFLGQTLLFMSAMGLVGAGAVWALLGYVAGWFSNPALAEYRLPLAAYTAFLLGSFPLEVSLTSQGRTKASAVVYLISDAVRASVMVVPPLLGASLYGMMMAVAAFAGLRYLATWVVSLRGATGPWVDGQRFREQLTYAAPFGAAMLLAIPQQNAHLYAVAGAVAPALYALYRVGCFQLPVVDLLYTPTSEVLMVRLGELEREGRLEEGVEAFREAAGKLAYFFLPFAAFLFSAAPEFIGAMFGEKFLPAVPVFRISVLGVVLSILPMDGTLRARGQTRAIFASYAVKAAVTVPLVWLGVKHFGLMGGIGSWAVAEVVGKAMLLARVPAALSTPERKLGVADVIPWQSLGKATLAACAAAAAVFVLRAGAHGAWAHLPTGFLWRVLPLAVAGALFFIGYLVVLHFTGVRPLSLIAGLRARRAG; this is translated from the coding sequence GTGAGCGGAGGTTCCACGTCGGCCGCGTCCGGGGGCTCGTTCCTCGGGCGCGCCGGCCCCTTGGTGTTGGCCCGGCTGTTCACCGCCGGGCTGACGCTGTCCATTCCCCTCGTGCTCGCCCGGGTGCTGAACCTGGACGACTACGGGACGTACTACCAGCTGTTCCTCATCGCCACGACGCTCTACTACGTCCTGCCGTTCGGCGTGGTGCAGAGCCTCTACTACTTCCTGCCTCGCGCGGACGCGAAGCGGCCCTTCCTGGGGCAGACGCTGCTGTTCATGTCCGCCATGGGCCTGGTGGGCGCGGGAGCGGTGTGGGCGCTGCTCGGGTATGTGGCGGGCTGGTTCTCCAATCCCGCGCTGGCCGAGTACCGCCTGCCGCTGGCCGCGTACACCGCCTTTCTGCTGGGGAGCTTCCCGCTGGAGGTGTCCCTCACCTCGCAGGGCCGCACGAAGGCGTCCGCGGTCGTGTACCTGATATCGGATGCGGTGCGGGCCTCGGTGATGGTGGTGCCGCCACTCCTGGGCGCCTCGCTCTACGGAATGATGATGGCGGTGGCGGCCTTCGCGGGCCTCCGCTACCTGGCGACGTGGGTGGTGTCGCTGCGCGGTGCCACCGGACCTTGGGTGGACGGCCAGCGCTTCCGCGAGCAACTGACCTACGCGGCGCCCTTCGGCGCGGCGATGCTCTTGGCCATTCCCCAGCAGAACGCGCACCTGTACGCGGTGGCGGGCGCGGTGGCGCCGGCGCTGTATGCGCTCTATCGCGTCGGCTGCTTCCAACTGCCGGTGGTGGACCTGCTGTACACGCCGACCAGCGAGGTGCTGATGGTGCGGCTGGGCGAACTGGAGCGCGAAGGCCGCCTGGAAGAGGGCGTGGAGGCCTTCCGTGAAGCGGCCGGAAAGCTGGCCTACTTCTTCCTGCCTTTCGCGGCGTTCCTCTTCTCGGCGGCGCCGGAGTTCATCGGGGCGATGTTCGGTGAGAAGTTCCTGCCCGCGGTGCCCGTCTTCCGCATCAGCGTGCTGGGCGTGGTGCTCTCCATCCTCCCCATGGACGGGACGCTGCGCGCCCGGGGGCAGACGCGGGCCATCTTCGCGTCCTATGCGGTGAAGGCGGCGGTGACGGTGCCGCTGGTGTGGCTGGGGGTGAAGCACTTCGGGCTGATGGGCGGCATCGGCTCGTGGGCGGTGGCGGAGGTGGTGGGCAAGGCCATGCTGCTGGCCCGCGTGCCCGCGGCGCTGTCCACGCCGGAGCGGAAGCTGGGCGTAGCGGACGTGATTCCCTGGCAGTCGCTGGGCAAGGCCACGCTGGCGGCGTGCGCGGCGGCGGCGGCGGTGTTCGTCCTGCGGGCTGGTGCCCACGGGGCCTGGGCGCACCTGCCCACGGGCTTTCTGTGGCGCGTGCTGCCTCTGGCGGTGGCCGGGGCACTGTTCTTCATCGGATACCTGGTGGTGCTGCACTTCACGGGGGTGCGACCGCTCAGCTTGATCGCGGGGCTGCGAGCGCGAAGGGCGGGGTAG
- a CDS encoding serine O-acetyltransferase, which produces MGVDAMTFYRLARRLKKRGVPLLPAVLRKAIYYLHSSYIPEDAEIGEGTQLGYGGIGVVIHKAARIGRNCLISQQVTIGGRSGMEGAPVIGDYVRMGAGAKILGNIHIGDFAVIGANAVVVKDVAPGTVVAGVPARVIRQDPDPLGTYQREMGELPPRVSLVSVPSSSRLRQ; this is translated from the coding sequence ATGGGTGTCGACGCGATGACGTTCTACCGGCTCGCGCGCAGGCTGAAGAAGCGGGGTGTGCCCCTGCTGCCAGCCGTGCTGCGCAAGGCCATCTACTATCTGCACAGTTCGTACATCCCCGAGGACGCGGAGATCGGCGAGGGGACACAGCTGGGCTACGGCGGCATTGGCGTGGTCATCCACAAGGCCGCGCGGATTGGACGCAACTGCCTCATCTCGCAGCAGGTGACCATCGGCGGGCGCTCGGGCATGGAGGGCGCTCCCGTCATTGGTGACTACGTGCGGATGGGCGCGGGCGCGAAGATCCTGGGCAACATCCACATCGGTGACTTCGCCGTCATTGGCGCCAACGCGGTGGTGGTGAAGGACGTGGCTCCGGGCACGGTGGTGGCCGGGGTGCCCGCGCGGGTCATCCGGCAGGACCCGGATCCGCTCGGGACGTACCAGCGCGAGATGGGGGAGCTGCCGCCCCGTGTGTCGCTGGTTTCCGTGCCGTCGTCTTCCAGGCTGCGCCAGTAG
- the exoO gene encoding spore coat polysaccharide biosynthesis glycosyltransferase ExoO — MRVLLVGDYPPPHGGVAVHVQQLHGYLRGCGVDVRVLDIGKGGRPAPDVIPARGAAPFALWLARHVATGWTIHVHTSGNNPKSWVLAGMVGSLPGPKSPRVITLHSGLLPDYLAASDTRRSFVRVALAGYARVVAVSDAVKSALVGCGVPAEKIDVLPAFCASQVRPGPVPSAAEAARSRRRVLLSMAHHPSPVYGRALMFRALRELAQTWPDVGLALFGPGLESEAFIRDVREARVAGHLEVLGELEHSAALGLIARSDAFVRPTTHDGDSISVREALTLGVPCVASDVCVRPQPARVFAAGNARELARVIREAVAAGLMHVPQVDAGPELLSLYGELSSSNGLKSSHEQGSGLGETRHAAQ; from the coding sequence ATGCGCGTGCTCCTCGTCGGGGATTACCCGCCACCGCATGGTGGCGTCGCGGTTCATGTTCAACAGCTTCATGGCTACCTGCGCGGCTGCGGGGTCGACGTGAGGGTGCTCGATATCGGGAAGGGGGGCCGGCCGGCTCCGGATGTCATCCCGGCTCGCGGCGCCGCTCCGTTCGCCCTGTGGCTCGCGCGGCACGTTGCCACCGGGTGGACAATTCACGTCCACACCAGTGGCAACAACCCGAAGTCCTGGGTGCTGGCGGGGATGGTGGGAAGCCTGCCCGGGCCGAAGTCTCCCCGGGTCATCACCCTCCACTCCGGACTGCTGCCGGACTACCTCGCCGCGTCCGACACGCGTCGGAGCTTCGTGCGCGTGGCGCTTGCGGGCTATGCGCGGGTGGTCGCCGTGTCCGACGCGGTGAAGTCCGCGCTGGTGGGCTGCGGTGTGCCCGCGGAGAAGATCGACGTGCTCCCGGCTTTCTGCGCCTCGCAGGTGCGGCCGGGGCCCGTTCCCTCGGCGGCGGAGGCCGCGCGCTCCCGGCGGCGGGTGCTGCTGTCCATGGCGCACCATCCATCGCCCGTCTACGGGCGCGCGCTGATGTTCCGGGCCCTGCGCGAGCTGGCGCAGACGTGGCCGGACGTGGGCCTGGCGCTCTTCGGTCCGGGCCTGGAATCCGAGGCGTTCATCCGCGACGTCCGCGAAGCGCGCGTCGCGGGCCACCTGGAGGTGCTGGGGGAGCTCGAGCACTCCGCTGCGCTGGGGCTCATCGCGCGCAGCGACGCTTTCGTGCGGCCCACCACACATGACGGGGACTCCATCTCCGTGCGCGAGGCGCTGACGCTGGGAGTGCCCTGCGTGGCCAGCGATGTCTGCGTCCGGCCCCAGCCCGCCCGCGTGTTCGCCGCGGGCAATGCCAGGGAGCTGGCGCGGGTGATTCGCGAGGCCGTGGCGGCAGGGCTCATGCATGTGCCCCAGGTGGATGCGGGGCCGGAGCTGCTCTCGCTGTACGGGGAGCTGTCCTCCAGCAACGGATTGAAGTCGTCACACGAACAAGGTTCAGGCCTGGGGGAGACGAGACATGCGGCGCAGTGA